In Maridesulfovibrio sp., the following proteins share a genomic window:
- a CDS encoding tetratricopeptide repeat protein, whose translation MDSIRLVFDQKNLSGKVSRTGRQQITVSFPKNALKAEKQPVPAPLSSLRIVNSLKMGPSSITIGTRTSGFGFIRMPAGNGQMQIQFFRDPIGSKWRSSKEKAQQEAERKKAARKKAAAEGAARKKSAAQSAAQENANEQKVVERKETPPVIAEVDLPDADASPVLKEDLDQAQEIADPAKQVPVQPAKRPFYSVPYTYRAPVAMVGPGKAQPVDTSIPPARAGKRVTPVAGEDEVPQTGGSVGGQVSGSINPVYPGGSVGGAIVPPSANDSGESYDDEIDAALDKVADTPVVTEAPVTEDSEYRGDVPEGDPASGAVPSAPQSAVSESGSASGNVVPPSAQEEQASGRVTGRIAPPSAQEEQASGSVTGRIAPPSAQEEQASGSVTGRIAPPPTQESSASGSVSGQISPPPSQGGKVSGEVSGQTGGPVAPPDSGVSGQVAPPQKNGDSFEATDSPPLKEKGGDTPKVANASVRDEAVEGEQSISESDAYPVEDSGQLNEGGDGADAGEGDGGEKQPSPEDRIKVAKGVLLAAESALDEGEIEAAISGFTEVSLMNGLPQDMRMRALYGKAEALTEFNRDKMADNYGEIASAWMEAMNADTKSPNVPMALLNLGLLNLKVGNMPEAKAYFNLLKSQYPNDPNIPYISYYWGEYYLGMKEYEKAADQFQYLVQMYPDSKIVRDAAIGLAKALDALGYDEQAFQIIDYIDKRWPRFYIEDLRFLLMAANTQNRLGKINDARENYWAYYNLAPEAPEADIVLARIGDIYLKTGDKTAAKEIYEKAAKDFPDKEGGLVSMMRLAEEGIYDDPSMSQMDKVFDRPYNLRPQKIYTHIVEKFPESPLAPLAQLKLAMWYYWNKKYGDCLGAVQDFLDKYPRSGLRDRASELGTRVFDKAVPELVKDENYGRVVDYWNKYAKKNNEGKDVNDETRLGVALSFWKKQQPQKALELIERYLQGDEVPKYSAMALDMALGIYVDGQAWSKVTKLVDLAKDGWKLDPKQKVHIEYAQAMAYENLGETERSTPLWAGLASNLLLPESSRAYAMYYMAKSSMKKKELKKVFVYAQEALSMLLGTGGDREKIKDCILMTIFAAESSGRYREALKWAAEYDKYIPLSDPEWASSRFRLAQLYEKAGAMSEWKKLMQEVAEKKPGDLYGRLATSALETHKIEQDASKFKPDPVFQ comes from the coding sequence ATGGATTCCATACGTCTTGTCTTTGATCAGAAGAATCTTTCGGGAAAAGTGTCCCGGACAGGACGGCAGCAGATAACTGTTTCTTTTCCTAAGAATGCGCTTAAGGCTGAAAAACAGCCTGTTCCGGCACCCTTATCCTCCCTTCGCATAGTAAATTCCCTTAAGATGGGACCAAGTTCCATTACTATCGGGACCAGAACGAGTGGTTTCGGTTTTATTCGTATGCCTGCCGGAAACGGGCAGATGCAAATTCAATTTTTCCGTGATCCTATCGGTTCAAAGTGGCGTTCTTCAAAAGAAAAAGCACAGCAGGAAGCCGAACGTAAAAAAGCGGCACGCAAGAAAGCTGCGGCAGAAGGAGCAGCACGTAAAAAGTCCGCTGCACAAAGTGCTGCACAGGAAAATGCAAACGAGCAAAAGGTAGTGGAGAGAAAAGAAACACCTCCTGTTATCGCCGAAGTCGATCTTCCTGATGCTGATGCATCACCGGTGCTGAAAGAGGATCTTGATCAAGCTCAGGAAATAGCAGATCCCGCTAAGCAGGTTCCGGTTCAGCCGGCGAAACGTCCTTTTTATTCAGTTCCGTATACTTACCGTGCTCCGGTCGCGATGGTCGGTCCGGGAAAGGCTCAGCCTGTGGATACTTCTATACCGCCGGCCAGAGCTGGAAAGCGTGTCACCCCGGTTGCAGGGGAAGATGAAGTTCCCCAGACCGGTGGCAGCGTAGGCGGGCAGGTCTCCGGCAGTATAAATCCTGTTTATCCCGGTGGTTCTGTCGGCGGTGCCATTGTTCCTCCGTCTGCCAATGACTCCGGGGAAAGTTATGATGATGAAATTGATGCAGCGCTTGATAAAGTCGCTGATACTCCTGTTGTTACTGAAGCTCCGGTTACTGAAGATTCTGAATACAGGGGAGATGTGCCTGAAGGTGACCCAGCATCCGGTGCGGTTCCGTCTGCGCCGCAGTCCGCTGTGAGTGAATCAGGTAGTGCATCAGGTAATGTCGTTCCGCCCTCAGCTCAGGAAGAGCAGGCCTCTGGAAGGGTTACCGGCCGCATAGCTCCGCCCTCAGCTCAGGAAGAGCAGGCTTCTGGAAGCGTTACCGGCCGCATAGCTCCGCCCTCAGCTCAGGAAGAGCAGGCTTCTGGAAGCGTTACCGGCCGTATAGCCCCGCCACCTACTCAGGAAAGTAGTGCTTCCGGTAGTGTCAGCGGGCAGATTTCTCCACCGCCCTCTCAGGGTGGTAAAGTTTCAGGTGAAGTTTCAGGACAGACCGGGGGGCCGGTCGCTCCGCCGGATTCAGGTGTTTCCGGTCAGGTTGCTCCTCCTCAGAAAAATGGTGATTCGTTTGAAGCGACTGACTCTCCACCGCTTAAAGAAAAAGGCGGAGATACTCCAAAAGTTGCGAATGCGAGTGTCAGGGATGAAGCAGTAGAAGGCGAGCAGTCAATATCTGAATCAGATGCCTATCCTGTTGAAGATTCCGGTCAGCTCAACGAAGGTGGAGATGGCGCTGATGCAGGGGAAGGAGACGGAGGTGAAAAGCAGCCAAGTCCCGAGGACCGGATCAAGGTTGCAAAGGGTGTCCTGCTTGCCGCTGAAAGTGCTCTCGATGAGGGTGAGATTGAAGCTGCTATTTCAGGTTTTACCGAAGTTTCGCTGATGAACGGTCTGCCGCAGGATATGCGTATGCGCGCTCTTTACGGTAAAGCTGAAGCCTTGACCGAGTTTAACCGTGACAAAATGGCCGATAACTATGGTGAGATCGCCAGCGCATGGATGGAAGCCATGAATGCGGATACCAAGTCTCCCAATGTACCTATGGCATTGCTCAACCTCGGTCTGTTGAATCTGAAAGTCGGCAACATGCCTGAGGCCAAGGCATATTTTAATTTACTGAAATCACAATATCCCAACGATCCTAATATTCCGTATATCAGTTACTATTGGGGTGAATATTACCTGGGCATGAAAGAGTATGAGAAGGCCGCGGATCAGTTTCAGTATCTGGTCCAGATGTATCCGGACAGTAAGATCGTCCGTGATGCCGCAATAGGTCTGGCCAAGGCATTGGATGCTCTCGGATATGATGAACAGGCTTTTCAGATAATTGATTATATTGATAAACGTTGGCCACGCTTTTACATTGAAGATCTGCGTTTTCTGCTGATGGCTGCAAACACCCAGAACAGGCTGGGCAAGATTAATGATGCCCGTGAAAACTATTGGGCCTACTATAACCTCGCGCCTGAAGCCCCGGAAGCAGACATAGTGCTGGCACGTATCGGTGATATCTATCTCAAGACCGGAGATAAAACAGCTGCCAAGGAGATTTACGAAAAGGCGGCTAAAGATTTTCCTGATAAGGAAGGTGGCCTTGTCTCCATGATGCGTCTTGCTGAGGAAGGCATCTACGATGATCCAAGCATGAGTCAGATGGATAAGGTTTTTGACCGGCCGTACAACCTGCGCCCTCAGAAAATCTATACTCATATTGTTGAAAAATTTCCGGAAAGCCCCTTGGCTCCCCTCGCTCAACTCAAACTCGCAATGTGGTATTACTGGAACAAGAAGTACGGCGACTGCCTGGGAGCAGTGCAGGATTTTCTGGATAAGTATCCGCGAAGCGGATTGCGTGACAGAGCCAGTGAACTGGGGACACGGGTTTTTGATAAAGCGGTTCCAGAGCTGGTTAAAGACGAGAATTATGGTCGCGTCGTTGATTACTGGAATAAATACGCCAAGAAGAATAATGAAGGCAAAGATGTAAATGATGAAACCAGACTCGGAGTTGCTCTCAGCTTCTGGAAAAAGCAGCAGCCGCAAAAAGCTCTGGAATTAATCGAACGTTATTTGCAGGGAGATGAAGTTCCTAAATATTCAGCCATGGCTCTTGATATGGCACTTGGTATCTATGTTGATGGGCAGGCTTGGAGCAAGGTTACTAAACTTGTCGATCTTGCCAAAGACGGCTGGAAGCTCGATCCCAAGCAGAAGGTCCATATTGAATACGCACAGGCGATGGCATATGAAAATCTGGGCGAAACAGAGCGTAGCACACCGCTTTGGGCTGGACTGGCGTCCAATCTGCTCCTGCCGGAGTCATCCCGTGCTTATGCCATGTACTACATGGCCAAGTCTTCCATGAAGAAAAAGGAATTGAAAAAAGTTTTTGTCTACGCGCAGGAAGCCCTTTCCATGCTTCTGGGAACCGGAGGTGACCGTGAAAAGATCAAGGATTGTATTCTTATGACTATTTTCGCGGCGGAAAGTTCCGGACGTTACCGGGAAGCTCTTAAATGGGCAGCTGAATATGACAAATATATTCCGCTTTCCGACCCGGAATGGGCTTCATCCCGTTTCCGTCTGGCTCAGCTGTATGAAAAGGCCGGAGCAATGAGTGAGTGGAAAAAATTGATGCAGGAAGTAGCCGAGAAAAAGCCGGGAGATCTTTATGGGCGTCTGGCAACCTCTGCGCTGGAAACACATAAGATTGAACAGGATGCTTCAAAGTTCAAGCCGGACCCGGTTTTTCAATAA
- a CDS encoding sigma-54 dependent transcriptional regulator yields the protein MALNLCGIIGNSPALKEVFAILAKVAPTDSTVLVTGESGTGKELLVRALHRNSKRKEKPFVPVNCGAIPKELLESELFGHEKGAFTHAVRSRPGRFELADGGTIFLDEIGEMDLSLQVKILRVLQEKEIERVGGTSIKKVDVRIVAATNRDLETEVAAGRFREDLFYRLNVIPMHLPPLRERGGDVLLLASHFLARFCEDKDMDQLKVHPDAADMLVSYTWPGNVRELENFMERMCILCDEDEIVPDDLPEKIWKDVGKEPKKKVAELMQPVGFNWPTLADMEEHGANGLKDFLEKIEDRLVIEALEKAGSVKNKAAELLGVKRTTLIEKIKKRNLEV from the coding sequence ATGGCTCTTAATTTATGTGGAATAATTGGAAACAGTCCTGCGCTTAAGGAGGTCTTTGCAATTCTGGCAAAGGTAGCGCCTACAGACAGTACCGTGCTGGTCACCGGGGAGTCCGGTACGGGTAAAGAGCTGCTTGTGCGTGCCTTGCACCGCAACAGTAAACGTAAAGAAAAGCCTTTTGTTCCTGTAAACTGCGGCGCAATTCCCAAGGAACTGCTTGAATCTGAACTTTTCGGGCATGAGAAGGGTGCTTTTACTCATGCAGTGCGGTCTCGTCCGGGCCGTTTTGAACTGGCGGACGGCGGAACTATCTTTCTTGATGAGATCGGGGAAATGGATCTCAGTCTGCAGGTGAAGATCCTAAGGGTTCTGCAGGAAAAAGAAATTGAACGTGTCGGCGGGACTTCCATTAAAAAGGTGGACGTGCGTATTGTAGCTGCCACCAACCGTGACCTTGAAACCGAAGTTGCCGCCGGAAGATTCCGTGAGGATCTTTTTTACCGCCTGAATGTTATTCCCATGCACCTCCCGCCACTGCGCGAAAGAGGTGGGGATGTGCTTCTGCTGGCCAGTCATTTCCTTGCCCGTTTTTGCGAAGATAAGGATATGGATCAGCTGAAGGTTCATCCTGATGCGGCCGATATGCTGGTCTCTTATACTTGGCCCGGCAATGTCCGTGAACTTGAGAATTTTATGGAACGCATGTGCATCCTCTGTGATGAGGATGAGATTGTTCCTGACGATCTGCCGGAAAAGATATGGAAAGATGTTGGCAAGGAACCCAAGAAAAAGGTTGCAGAGTTAATGCAGCCTGTTGGTTTCAATTGGCCGACTCTCGCAGATATGGAAGAACATGGGGCCAATGGGCTTAAGGATTTTCTGGAAAAGATCGAGGACCGGCTTGTGATAGAGGCTCTAGAGAAGGCAGGCAGCGTGAAAAATAAGGCTGCAGAGCTGCTAGGAGTTAAGCGGACCACACTGATTGAAAAAATTAAAAAGAGGAATCTTGAAGTTTAA
- a CDS encoding sugar porter family MFS transporter, whose product MSAGKASGFKQSASIYFVLLISVAAALGGFLFGFDTAVINGAVVALGAHFNVGPVLVGMSVSLALIGSAFGALLSGPVSDRYGRIKPMLISALLFTASGVGSGLPVSVWDFIFWRFMGGVGIGLSSAITPAYIAEISPASLRGRFGSLQQLAIVAGIFVAMLSNYTLVEFAGGSADNELWLGVEAWRWMFWAEVPPALIYGFAALMIPESPRYLIGTGREKEAGHILGRVLGESVVEKIEEIKFTLKAEGQASFAAIKGKAGLKPVVWVGLGLSVLQQFVGINVIFYYGSMLWRSVGFSEENSLWITVITGVVNIVTTLVAIALIDRVGRKPLLLAGSLGMIVTLGILAYLFGNAPLDSSGHPVLHGASATTALYSANLYVFCFGFSWGPVVWVLLGEMFNNRIRASALALGTGAQWVANFIVSASFPSLVQWAGLGVTYSIYAFFAVLSFFFVLFCLRETSGRELEDME is encoded by the coding sequence ATGTCCGCTGGTAAGGCTTCTGGCTTCAAACAATCGGCCTCTATCTATTTTGTCCTCCTGATTTCTGTTGCCGCTGCGCTTGGCGGCTTTCTTTTCGGTTTTGACACCGCTGTGATTAATGGGGCGGTTGTTGCTCTTGGGGCTCATTTTAATGTCGGGCCGGTGCTGGTAGGGATGTCCGTTTCTCTTGCGTTGATTGGATCTGCATTTGGTGCTTTGCTTTCCGGACCGGTTTCAGATCGCTATGGCCGTATCAAGCCCATGCTTATTTCCGCATTGCTTTTCACTGCCAGCGGAGTCGGGTCCGGATTGCCTGTCAGCGTATGGGATTTTATTTTCTGGCGTTTTATGGGCGGAGTGGGCATCGGCCTGTCCAGCGCAATCACCCCGGCCTACATTGCGGAAATCTCTCCGGCCAGTCTGAGAGGACGATTCGGATCTTTGCAGCAGCTTGCTATTGTTGCGGGTATTTTTGTGGCCATGCTCAGCAATTATACGCTAGTCGAATTTGCAGGAGGATCAGCGGATAACGAACTCTGGTTGGGGGTTGAAGCATGGCGCTGGATGTTTTGGGCCGAGGTTCCGCCTGCACTTATTTACGGCTTTGCGGCGCTGATGATCCCCGAGTCACCGCGTTACCTGATCGGGACCGGGCGTGAAAAAGAGGCCGGACATATCCTTGGCAGGGTGTTGGGCGAAAGTGTGGTTGAAAAGATTGAGGAGATTAAATTCACTCTCAAGGCTGAAGGGCAAGCTTCTTTTGCTGCCATTAAAGGCAAGGCCGGTCTCAAACCAGTTGTCTGGGTCGGGTTGGGGCTTTCGGTCTTGCAGCAGTTTGTCGGTATAAATGTTATTTTTTATTATGGTTCCATGCTCTGGCGCAGTGTCGGATTCTCGGAAGAGAATTCCCTGTGGATCACAGTTATTACCGGAGTCGTGAATATTGTTACCACACTGGTGGCCATCGCCCTTATTGACCGGGTAGGACGCAAACCGCTTTTGCTCGCCGGCTCTCTCGGAATGATTGTCACACTTGGTATTCTTGCCTATCTGTTCGGGAATGCACCGCTTGATTCTTCCGGGCATCCGGTTCTGCACGGCGCTTCAGCCACAACCGCACTATACTCAGCAAATCTTTATGTCTTCTGCTTTGGTTTTTCGTGGGGGCCGGTGGTCTGGGTTCTTCTTGGTGAAATGTTCAATAACCGCATCCGTGCCTCAGCATTGGCACTCGGTACCGGGGCGCAATGGGTGGCAAACTTCATTGTTTCCGCTTCGTTCCCTTCTCTTGTTCAGTGGGCTGGATTGGGGGTAACTTATTCAATATATGCTTTTTTTGCAGTATTGTCTTTTTTCTTTGTACTCTTTTGTCTCAGGGAGACCAGCGGCCGGGAACTTGAGGATATGGAATAG
- a CDS encoding FAD-dependent protein, which produces MSPKDNGKKEFDVIIVGGGPAGLFAAYYLGENTDLDVLVIERGKDSLKRHCPITGDQECIKCKPCNILSGVGGAGLFSDGKLNYIHKLGKTDLTQFMSVSEAKALIDETEVIFNRFNMDGQVYPTNMDEAKNIRKDALKHGIDLLLIKQKHLGSDNLPGHIAGMAKYCMEKGVTFRTGEHVEDILIENGELAGVVTKKAEYRARNVILAPGRVGSEWMGNVAKKHDLAITQRGIEVGVRVEVHGDIMRDLCSVIYDPTFFIRTNTYDDQVRTFCTNQGGFVALENYQDFVCVNGHAYMDKKSENTNFAFLSKVVLEEPVTDNQAYGESIGKLATIIGGGKPILQRFGDLKRGRRSTWNRVRNSFVEPTMKNVTCGDIAMALPERIVRNLIEGLEKLNDVVPGVANEETLLYAPEIKFFSTQVETSNQLETALEGLFVAGDGPGVAGNIVSASATGIIPAKEIAKRAKK; this is translated from the coding sequence ATGAGCCCGAAAGATAACGGGAAAAAAGAGTTTGATGTAATTATTGTCGGCGGAGGCCCTGCGGGACTATTCGCAGCCTACTATCTTGGCGAGAACACTGACCTTGATGTTCTGGTCATTGAAAGGGGAAAGGATTCTCTCAAAAGACATTGCCCCATAACCGGGGATCAGGAATGCATTAAATGCAAACCGTGCAACATCCTGTCCGGCGTCGGCGGGGCTGGCCTTTTTTCCGACGGTAAGCTCAACTATATTCACAAGCTCGGTAAGACCGATCTTACTCAGTTCATGTCGGTTTCAGAGGCCAAAGCGCTCATCGACGAAACTGAAGTGATTTTCAACCGTTTCAACATGGATGGTCAGGTTTACCCGACTAACATGGATGAAGCTAAAAATATTCGCAAAGACGCCCTTAAACATGGTATCGACCTGCTTTTGATCAAACAAAAGCACCTTGGCAGTGACAACCTGCCCGGCCACATTGCCGGAATGGCTAAATACTGCATGGAGAAAGGGGTAACTTTCCGTACCGGTGAACACGTTGAAGATATTCTTATCGAAAACGGCGAACTGGCCGGTGTTGTGACCAAGAAAGCTGAATACAGAGCTAGGAATGTCATCCTCGCGCCGGGTCGTGTCGGTTCCGAGTGGATGGGAAATGTTGCCAAGAAGCACGATCTGGCTATCACCCAGCGCGGTATTGAGGTCGGCGTTCGTGTGGAAGTTCACGGTGACATTATGCGCGATCTCTGTTCTGTGATCTATGACCCCACTTTTTTCATCCGCACCAATACCTACGATGATCAGGTACGTACTTTCTGTACCAACCAGGGTGGATTTGTAGCTCTTGAAAACTATCAGGATTTTGTCTGCGTAAACGGACATGCCTATATGGATAAGAAATCCGAGAACACAAACTTCGCTTTCCTCTCCAAGGTGGTGCTTGAAGAACCGGTGACAGATAATCAGGCTTACGGTGAATCCATCGGTAAACTGGCTACCATCATCGGTGGCGGTAAACCTATTCTTCAGCGGTTTGGTGATCTCAAGCGCGGCCGCCGTTCCACATGGAACCGTGTACGCAACAGCTTTGTTGAGCCGACTATGAAGAACGTTACCTGCGGTGATATTGCTATGGCCCTGCCCGAGCGTATCGTGCGTAACCTCATCGAAGGTCTTGAAAAACTCAACGACGTAGTGCCCGGTGTTGCCAATGAGGAAACCCTGCTCTACGCACCTGAAATCAAGTTTTTCTCCACTCAGGTGGAAACCAGCAACCAGCTCGAAACCGCTCTCGAGGGACTCTTCGTGGCCGGTGACGGTCCGGGAGTTGCCGGGAACATTGTTTCCGCATCCGCAACCGGAATTATTCCAGCTAAAGAGATTGCCAAGCGGGCTAAAAAATAG
- a CDS encoding Rrf2 family transcriptional regulator, with amino-acid sequence MRLTTRSRYGTRMILDIAMHCTAGPVRISDIASRQGLSTKYLEKLIRELKRAGFIASKRGPGGGHSLSMPPEDISVGDVVRSLEGEAGLVECLENDELCQRIEQCPTREVWVKASKAMYAALDEISIADLLKEGSFCIRTNPAGS; translated from the coding sequence ATGAGACTGACAACAAGAAGCAGATACGGAACAAGAATGATACTGGACATCGCCATGCATTGTACTGCCGGCCCGGTCCGTATCAGTGACATTGCCAGCCGTCAGGGACTTTCAACAAAATATCTGGAAAAGCTTATTCGTGAACTTAAGCGTGCCGGTTTTATAGCCAGCAAACGCGGTCCCGGCGGTGGGCATTCTTTGTCCATGCCTCCTGAAGACATCAGTGTAGGTGATGTTGTAAGAAGTCTCGAAGGTGAAGCCGGGCTGGTTGAATGCCTTGAAAACGACGAACTCTGTCAACGAATTGAACAGTGCCCAACCCGTGAAGTATGGGTTAAAGCAAGCAAGGCCATGTACGCCGCCCTTGATGAAATATCCATTGCCGACCTCCTCAAGGAAGGCTCGTTCTGCATCCGCACAAATCCGGCCGGATCGTAG